One Obesumbacterium proteus DNA window includes the following coding sequences:
- the selB gene encoding selenocysteine-specific translation elongation factor has translation MIIATAGHVDHGKTTLLQALTGVDADRLPEEKRRGMTIDLGYAYLPLDDGNVLGFIDVPGHEKFLANMLAGIGGIPHALLVVACDDGVMAQTREHLTLLRLAGKPALTVALTKADRSDSARVDEVHQQVTDVLREMGWSDTPIFTTAAAQGEGIDELRTHLIALTETPDHLDKRFRLAIDRAFSVKGAGLVVTGTALAGRVEVGENLWLTGCDRPVRVRGIHAQNQPSEHAHAGQRIALNLSGDVSKEQISRGDWLLAQRPSETASTRILVALDLIAPIQHWQPLHLHHAASHITGRISLLDEQAPMEGVQLAELVLDSPLWLVENDTVIMRDISARSTLGAARVLQTTSPRRGKRLPAFLDWLKQLANAQSDAEVLALRLPKGTLSIPQFAWERQLTAERCSELFHADNLLVVGDYALSREIAERFQQRLLDTLALFHEQHNDQMGVGRARLRRMALPVEPESLVFALINQLLANQQITNSRGWLHLPQHGLSMSDAQQALWERTQPLIQDAPWWVRDLANEVKAEENEMRQLLRQAALLGYITAVVKDRYYRTERMHQFADLIRAMDATQGSTSAADFRDRLGVGRKLAIQILEFFDRSGFTRRRGNDHLLRDSALFKDD, from the coding sequence ATGATTATTGCTACCGCTGGGCACGTTGACCACGGTAAGACCACGCTGTTACAGGCGCTGACGGGCGTGGATGCCGACCGCTTACCGGAAGAAAAACGCCGCGGTATGACCATCGATCTCGGCTACGCCTATTTGCCATTAGACGATGGCAACGTGTTGGGTTTTATCGACGTTCCCGGCCATGAAAAATTCCTCGCCAATATGTTGGCAGGCATTGGCGGTATTCCTCACGCCCTGTTAGTCGTGGCCTGCGACGACGGCGTGATGGCGCAAACGCGCGAACACCTAACGCTGCTGCGATTAGCGGGCAAACCGGCATTAACCGTGGCGTTAACCAAGGCCGACCGCTCCGATAGCGCTCGTGTGGATGAAGTCCACCAGCAAGTCACTGACGTACTGCGTGAAATGGGATGGTCTGACACACCGATTTTTACCACGGCAGCCGCTCAAGGTGAGGGAATCGATGAGCTGCGTACCCATCTTATTGCCTTAACCGAAACACCAGACCATCTCGATAAACGTTTTCGTTTAGCCATCGACCGCGCTTTTAGCGTAAAAGGCGCGGGTTTAGTGGTTACCGGCACGGCGCTCGCAGGCCGCGTGGAAGTAGGTGAAAACCTATGGCTAACCGGTTGTGATAGACCCGTGCGCGTGCGCGGCATCCATGCTCAGAACCAACCTTCTGAACATGCCCATGCGGGTCAGCGTATTGCGCTAAACCTCAGCGGCGACGTTAGCAAAGAGCAGATCAGCCGCGGCGATTGGCTGCTGGCACAGCGCCCTTCGGAAACAGCGAGTACGCGTATTTTAGTTGCGCTTGATCTCATCGCGCCCATCCAGCATTGGCAGCCGTTACATCTGCATCATGCCGCAAGCCACATTACGGGCCGTATCTCGTTATTGGATGAACAGGCTCCGATGGAAGGCGTTCAGCTGGCTGAGTTGGTGCTCGATAGCCCGCTGTGGCTGGTCGAAAATGACACGGTGATCATGCGTGATATTTCAGCCCGCAGCACGCTGGGTGCAGCCCGAGTATTGCAAACCACCTCACCGCGCCGTGGTAAGCGTCTGCCTGCATTTTTAGATTGGCTCAAACAGCTCGCCAATGCCCAAAGTGATGCCGAAGTATTAGCCTTGCGTCTGCCTAAAGGCACACTTTCTATTCCTCAGTTCGCCTGGGAACGCCAGCTCACGGCAGAACGCTGTAGCGAACTTTTCCATGCCGATAATCTGCTGGTCGTGGGCGATTACGCATTATCACGTGAGATAGCGGAACGTTTCCAACAGCGCTTGTTAGACACGTTGGCGCTGTTCCACGAGCAGCATAACGATCAGATGGGCGTTGGCCGTGCTCGCCTGCGCCGTATGGCTCTGCCCGTCGAACCCGAGTCGCTGGTGTTTGCCCTCATTAATCAGCTGCTGGCTAACCAACAAATCACCAATAGCCGCGGCTGGCTGCATCTGCCACAGCATGGTTTAAGCATGAGCGACGCCCAGCAAGCATTGTGGGAACGTACACAGCCATTGATTCAGGATGCGCCGTGGTGGGTTCGCGATCTGGCCAATGAAGTGAAAGCCGAAGAAAATGAAATGCGCCAATTACTGCGTCAGGCGGCATTACTTGGCTACATCACCGCCGTGGTCAAAGATCGTTACTATCGCACCGAGCGTATGCATCAGTTTGCCGATCTGATCCGCGCCATGGACGCCACGCAGGGCAGCACTTCCGCTGCAGATTTTCGCGATCGTCTGGGCGTGGGGCGCAAGCTAGCGATCCAAATTCTGGAGTTTTTTGATCGCAGTGGCTTCACTCGCCGCCGTGGAAACGATCACCTGCTGCGAGATAGCGCGCTGTTCAAAGACGATTAA
- the selA gene encoding L-seryl-tRNA(Sec) selenium transferase, with translation MSADSQTLYSQLPSVDTLLRDETFQPLLENYGAQLVTQTLRRLQQQARDSIRVQQQLPAWCENWALAVDHQLSLSQKDALQQVFNLTGTVLHTNLGRALLAEQAIDASVMAMRHSVTLEYDLDGAGRGHRDRAIADRLCELTGAEDACIVNNNAAAVLLMLAALASHKQVIVSRGELVEIGGAFRIPDVMLQAGCELTEVGTTNRTHLKDYRQAINENTALLMKVHTSNYAIQGFTSAVDEAELVTLGRETGVPVITDLGSGSLIDMAAYGLPAEPMPQKLIADGVDLVSFSGDKLLGGPQAGIIVGKRELIEQLQSHPLKRALRCGKMTLAALDATLQLYQQPEKLAQALPTLRHMTRTEAEIRASAERLLPPLQQRFAKQFNVSITPCQSQIGSGSLPVDRLPSIAITLMPHSGKGGELEALSQQCRALSRPVIGRISEGKLWLDLRCLEDEEGLLHALLQELRP, from the coding sequence ATGTCCGCAGACAGCCAGACTCTTTATAGCCAGCTCCCTTCCGTCGATACGCTGTTACGCGACGAAACTTTCCAACCCTTGTTGGAAAACTATGGCGCACAGCTCGTCACCCAAACCTTACGTAGGCTGCAACAGCAGGCGCGCGACAGCATTCGCGTTCAGCAACAGCTTCCCGCATGGTGTGAAAACTGGGCTCTCGCAGTCGATCATCAGCTTTCGCTCAGCCAAAAAGACGCACTCCAGCAGGTTTTTAATCTGACGGGAACCGTATTGCATACCAATCTCGGCCGCGCCCTGTTAGCAGAGCAGGCTATCGACGCCAGCGTCATGGCAATGCGTCACTCCGTCACGCTGGAATACGATCTCGACGGCGCAGGCCGTGGCCATCGCGATCGCGCTATTGCTGACCGCCTGTGCGAATTAACCGGCGCGGAAGATGCCTGTATCGTTAACAACAATGCGGCTGCGGTGCTGCTAATGCTGGCCGCGCTGGCGAGCCATAAGCAGGTTATCGTTTCTCGCGGCGAACTGGTTGAGATTGGCGGCGCATTCCGTATCCCCGACGTCATGTTGCAAGCCGGATGCGAACTCACAGAAGTGGGTACCACCAACCGAACTCACCTTAAAGACTATCGTCAGGCCATCAACGAAAACACCGCATTGCTGATGAAAGTACATACCAGCAACTATGCGATTCAAGGGTTTACCTCCGCCGTAGATGAAGCCGAGCTGGTGACGTTAGGCCGTGAAACGGGAGTCCCCGTTATTACCGATTTGGGCAGTGGTTCGCTGATCGACATGGCCGCCTACGGTCTTCCCGCCGAGCCAATGCCGCAAAAGCTCATTGCCGACGGCGTAGATTTGGTCAGTTTTTCCGGCGATAAATTATTAGGCGGGCCGCAGGCTGGCATTATCGTGGGCAAACGTGAGCTGATTGAACAGCTGCAAAGCCACCCGCTTAAGCGTGCACTGCGCTGCGGTAAAATGACGCTGGCAGCGCTTGATGCCACGCTCCAGCTCTATCAACAGCCAGAGAAACTCGCTCAGGCGTTGCCGACGCTGCGTCATATGACGCGCACCGAAGCCGAAATCCGTGCCAGCGCCGAACGCCTATTACCGCCATTACAGCAGCGCTTCGCCAAGCAGTTTAACGTGAGCATCACGCCTTGCCAGTCGCAAATCGGCAGCGGATCGTTGCCGGTTGATCGCCTGCCGAGTATTGCTATTACCCTGATGCCGCACAGCGGTAAGGGCGGCGAACTCGAAGCGCTGTCTCAGCAATGCCGCGCGCTATCCCGCCCAGTCATTGGTCGCATCAGTGAAGGAAAACTGTGGCTCGATCTGCGCTGTTTAGAAGATGAAGAAGGACTTTTACACGCGTTATTACAGGAGTTACGTCCATGA
- a CDS encoding DUF1471 domain-containing protein has translation MNKYLLAIAGASLLSFSAFSNAADEIKHSDMEKYTKIGDVSAEVRDGTMDDIVKKLEKKAEEKDADAYRITSVGTEGMGDIARGTAEIYKKK, from the coding sequence ATGAACAAATACCTACTTGCTATTGCCGGTGCCTCTCTGCTCTCTTTCTCTGCATTTTCTAACGCAGCTGATGAAATCAAACATTCCGATATGGAAAAATACACCAAAATTGGCGATGTCAGCGCAGAAGTGCGCGATGGCACCATGGATGACATCGTGAAAAAGCTGGAGAAAAAAGCCGAAGAGAAAGATGCTGATGCTTATCGCATCACTTCAGTCGGTACAGAGGGCATGGGCGATATTGCCCGCGGCACCGCCGAAATTTACAAGAAGAAGTAA
- the glpQ gene encoding glycerophosphodiester phosphodiesterase codes for MAGLLLSGTLAMSAQAADKVVIAHRGASGYLPEHSLPSKAMAYAQGADFLEQDLVMTKDDKLVVLHDHYLDRVTDVADRFPDRARKDGRYYAIDFTLDEIKSLKFTEGFDIKDGKRVQSYPGRFPMGKSDFRIHTFEEEIEFVQGLNHSTGKNIGIYPEIKAPWFHQQEGKDISTKVLQVLKQYGYTGKNDNVYLQCFDPNELKRIKTELEPKMGMDLKLVQLIAYTDWNETYEKKPDGTWVNYDYDWMFKPGAMKQIAQYADGIGPDYHMLVSKDATQANPKLTAMVTDAHAAKMVVHPYTIRVDALPNYVSNGDQLYDLIYNKAGVDGVFTDFPDKGVQFLEKQGQHK; via the coding sequence ATGGCAGGATTACTATTGAGCGGCACGCTGGCGATGAGCGCACAGGCCGCCGATAAAGTGGTTATTGCACACCGCGGCGCAAGCGGCTATCTGCCGGAACATTCCCTGCCTTCTAAGGCCATGGCTTATGCTCAAGGTGCTGATTTTCTCGAGCAGGATTTGGTGATGACCAAGGACGACAAATTAGTCGTTCTGCATGACCATTATCTGGATCGCGTGACCGATGTTGCCGACCGCTTCCCCGATCGCGCACGTAAAGATGGACGCTACTACGCAATTGACTTCACCCTTGATGAAATCAAATCGCTGAAATTCACCGAAGGTTTTGACATCAAAGACGGCAAGCGCGTGCAAAGCTATCCGGGCCGTTTCCCGATGGGCAAGTCTGATTTCCGTATCCACACCTTTGAAGAAGAGATCGAGTTTGTCCAAGGGCTGAATCATTCAACAGGTAAAAACATCGGGATTTACCCTGAAATAAAAGCACCGTGGTTCCACCAGCAAGAAGGCAAAGATATTTCAACCAAAGTGCTACAGGTGCTGAAGCAATACGGCTACACCGGCAAGAACGACAATGTTTATCTGCAATGTTTCGATCCAAACGAGCTTAAGCGTATCAAAACCGAGTTAGAACCTAAGATGGGCATGGATCTCAAACTGGTTCAGCTGATTGCTTATACCGACTGGAATGAAACCTATGAGAAAAAACCAGACGGCACGTGGGTGAACTACGACTACGACTGGATGTTTAAACCGGGTGCGATGAAGCAGATTGCACAATATGCCGACGGCATTGGACCGGATTACCACATGCTGGTGAGCAAAGATGCCACCCAAGCTAATCCAAAACTCACCGCGATGGTAACCGATGCTCACGCAGCGAAAATGGTGGTCCATCCCTACACCATTCGCGTTGACGCCTTGCCGAATTACGTCAGCAACGGCGATCAGCTTTACGATCTGATCTACAACAAAGCGGGCGTTGACGGCGTATTCACTGACTTCCCAGACAAGGGCGTTCAGTTCTTAGAGAAACAGGGACAACATAAATAA
- the glpT gene encoding glycerol-3-phosphate transporter — protein MLSIFKPAAHTKRLPDAQVDPTYRRLRWQIFMGIFFGYAAYYLVRKNFTLAMPYLIEQGFSRGDLGFALSGISIAYGFSKFIMGSVSDRSNPRVFLPAGLILAAAVMLFMGFVPWATSSIAVMFVLLFLCGWFQGMGWPPCGRTMVHWWSQKERGSIVSVWNCAHNVGGGLPPLLFLLGMAWFNDWHAALYMPAIAAIVVALIAFGLMRDTPQSCGLPPIEEYKNDYPDDYTEKAEEELTAKQIFMQYVLPNKLLWYIAIANVFVYLLRYGILDWSPTYLKEVKHFALDKSSWAYFLYEYAGIPGTLLCGWMSDKVFRGNRGATGVFFMVLVTIATIVYWMNPAGNPGVDMACMIIIGFLIYGPVMLIGLHALELAPKKAAGTAAGFTGLFGYLGGSVAASAIVGYTVDFFGWDGGFMVMIGGSILAVILLLVVMINEKKHHAEIAANRGN, from the coding sequence ATGTTAAGTATTTTTAAACCCGCAGCGCACACCAAGCGCTTGCCTGACGCACAGGTCGATCCGACCTATCGTCGTTTACGTTGGCAGATCTTCATGGGGATCTTCTTCGGATACGCCGCCTACTATCTGGTACGTAAAAACTTTACGCTGGCGATGCCTTACCTTATCGAACAAGGTTTCTCTCGTGGCGATCTGGGCTTTGCCCTTTCTGGGATTTCAATCGCTTACGGTTTCTCGAAATTCATTATGGGTTCCGTCTCCGACCGCTCGAACCCACGCGTGTTCTTGCCTGCCGGTCTGATTCTGGCCGCCGCGGTGATGCTCTTCATGGGCTTTGTGCCATGGGCAACCTCCAGCATTGCGGTCATGTTCGTTCTGCTGTTCCTCTGCGGATGGTTCCAAGGGATGGGATGGCCTCCATGTGGCCGTACCATGGTGCACTGGTGGTCGCAGAAAGAGCGTGGCAGCATCGTTTCCGTGTGGAACTGCGCGCATAACGTCGGCGGCGGCTTGCCTCCACTTCTGTTCCTGTTGGGGATGGCGTGGTTTAACGACTGGCACGCAGCGCTGTATATGCCAGCCATCGCAGCCATTGTTGTTGCTCTGATTGCCTTTGGCCTGATGCGCGATACTCCGCAGTCTTGTGGTTTGCCACCGATTGAAGAGTACAAAAACGACTACCCAGATGATTACACTGAAAAAGCTGAAGAAGAGCTGACCGCTAAGCAAATCTTCATGCAGTACGTACTGCCGAACAAACTGCTGTGGTACATCGCTATCGCTAACGTGTTCGTTTATCTGCTGCGCTACGGCATTCTGGATTGGTCACCAACCTATCTGAAAGAAGTGAAACACTTCGCGCTGGATAAATCCTCTTGGGCTTACTTCCTGTATGAATATGCGGGTATCCCAGGCACCCTGCTGTGCGGTTGGATGTCGGATAAAGTGTTCCGCGGTAACCGTGGCGCCACCGGCGTGTTCTTCATGGTGCTGGTCACCATCGCCACCATCGTTTACTGGATGAACCCAGCGGGCAACCCAGGCGTTGATATGGCTTGTATGATTATCATCGGCTTCCTGATTTACGGCCCAGTGATGCTTATCGGTCTGCACGCACTAGAGCTGGCACCGAAAAAAGCGGCGGGTACCGCAGCGGGCTTTACCGGTCTGTTCGGTTACCTAGGTGGCTCGGTAGCAGCCAGCGCCATCGTGGGTTACACCGTTGACTTCTTCGGCTGGGACGGCGGCTTTATGGTGATGATTGGCGGTAGCATCCTCGCCGTTATCCTGCTGTTAGTCGTGATGATCAACGAGAAAAAACATCACGCAGAAATCGCGGCAAACCGCGGGAACTAA
- the glpA gene encoding anaerobic glycerol-3-phosphate dehydrogenase subunit A, with translation MLQSPATQETDVIIIGGGATGAGIARDCARRGLRCILLERHDIATGATGRNHGLLHSGARYAVTDGESARECIEENKILKRIARHCVERSDGLFITLPEDDLGFQSGFIEACQKAGIDAQAIDPKEALRLEPAANPALIGAVRVPDGTVDPFRLTAANMLDAREHGAQVLTYHEVSGLLRHGDRITGVRVIDHKSRESYEIHAQIVVNAAGIWGQHIAEYADLRVRMFPAKGALLILGHRINNMVINRCRKPADADILVPGDTISLIGTTSTHIDYDQIDNMIVTPEEVDILIREGEKLSPKLARTRILRAYAGVRPLVASDDDPSGRNVSRGIVLLDHAVRDGLEGFITITGGKLMTYRLMAEWATDKVCEKLGITTACTTATEALPGSQHSAEETLRKVISLPATIRGSAVYRHGDRADRMLAGDRLSNSLVCECEAVTAGEVRYAVDSLTVNNLVDLRRRTRVGMGTCQGELCACRAAGLLNRFKVTTPKQSIDQLSHFLNERWKGVRPIAWGDALRESEFTAWVYQGLCGMEAPAQNQGAQENDNEI, from the coding sequence ATGCTACAAAGCCCAGCGACACAAGAGACTGATGTCATCATCATCGGGGGCGGTGCTACCGGTGCAGGGATTGCTCGTGACTGCGCACGCCGCGGCCTACGCTGTATTTTATTAGAGCGTCACGATATTGCGACGGGCGCAACAGGGCGCAATCACGGCCTTTTACACAGCGGTGCGCGTTATGCGGTAACCGATGGTGAATCAGCACGTGAATGTATTGAAGAAAACAAAATTCTTAAGCGCATTGCTCGTCACTGCGTTGAACGCTCAGATGGCCTGTTTATCACGCTTCCTGAAGATGATTTGGGTTTCCAATCTGGCTTTATCGAGGCCTGCCAAAAAGCGGGTATTGATGCGCAGGCCATTGATCCTAAAGAGGCGCTACGCCTTGAGCCTGCGGCTAACCCCGCTCTGATTGGTGCAGTACGCGTGCCTGATGGCACCGTTGATCCATTCCGCCTCACCGCAGCCAATATGCTGGATGCGCGTGAGCATGGTGCGCAGGTGCTGACCTATCACGAAGTGAGCGGATTATTACGCCACGGCGATCGTATTACCGGCGTGCGCGTTATCGACCATAAATCGCGTGAAAGCTATGAAATTCATGCGCAAATCGTGGTGAATGCTGCGGGGATTTGGGGTCAGCATATCGCTGAGTATGCCGATTTGCGGGTACGCATGTTCCCAGCTAAAGGCGCATTGTTGATCCTTGGGCATCGCATCAACAATATGGTGATCAACCGCTGCCGTAAGCCTGCCGATGCCGATATTTTGGTGCCGGGCGATACCATTTCTCTTATTGGTACCACCTCAACGCACATCGATTACGATCAGATCGACAACATGATCGTGACGCCGGAAGAAGTCGATATCTTGATCCGCGAGGGTGAAAAGCTTTCGCCTAAACTGGCGAGAACGCGCATTTTGCGCGCCTATGCGGGCGTGCGTCCGTTGGTTGCCAGCGACGACGATCCAAGCGGACGTAACGTGAGCCGCGGCATTGTGCTGCTCGATCATGCGGTTCGTGATGGTCTGGAAGGCTTTATCACGATCACCGGCGGCAAGCTGATGACCTATCGCCTGATGGCGGAATGGGCCACGGATAAAGTCTGCGAGAAACTCGGTATTACAACCGCGTGTACCACGGCGACTGAAGCACTGCCGGGATCACAACATTCAGCCGAAGAGACGCTGCGCAAGGTGATCTCGTTACCTGCCACGATCCGAGGTTCGGCAGTGTATCGTCATGGCGATCGCGCCGATCGTATGTTGGCGGGCGATCGTCTGAGCAACAGTTTGGTGTGTGAATGTGAAGCCGTAACCGCCGGGGAAGTGCGCTATGCGGTTGATTCTCTGACGGTGAATAATCTGGTGGATTTGCGCCGCCGTACCCGTGTGGGTATGGGCACCTGTCAGGGCGAGCTTTGCGCCTGCCGCGCCGCGGGTCTGCTTAATCGTTTTAAAGTTACCACGCCGAAGCAATCTATCGATCAGCTCTCTCATTTCTTGAATGAACGCTGGAAAGGTGTGCGCCCAATAGCTTGGGGCGATGCGCTGCGCGAAAGCGAATTTACGGCTTGGGTTTACCAAGGTTTATGCGGCATGGAAGCACCTGCGCAGAATCAGGGCGCTCAGGAGAATGACAATGAAATTTGA
- the glpB gene encoding glycerol-3-phosphate dehydrogenase subunit GlpB, with protein MKFDTVMIGGGLAGLLCGIRLAEAGQKCAIVSSGQSALHFSSGSLDLLCHLPDGSAVEQPLAALESLANQAPQHPYSLMGHDAVVRYAAESERLLERSGLALVGSCQQNHLRVTPLGTRRATWLSPNEVPVSALDQPLQWERVLVAGIEGFLDFQPHLVANSLAEQGIETKIAELTLPALDRLRNNPSEFRAVNIARVLDLPDNQQLLIDELNRLAQQVDAIIMPACVGMEQADALEHLRSRVRVPLLLLPTLPPSVLGMRLHHLLRRRFQALGGVIMPGDAVLRADLEEGSEARIYTRNHTDIPLRAKNVVLASGSFFSNGLKADFNGVTEPVFGLDVISENERANWSTENMFTPQPYLQFGVSTDEQLRPTIGGKVVSNLRVIGAVLGGYDPIQQGCGAGVSMLTALHAAEQILAKAEGAL; from the coding sequence ATGAAATTTGACACGGTAATGATTGGCGGCGGTTTGGCCGGGCTATTGTGCGGTATTCGATTAGCTGAGGCTGGGCAGAAATGCGCCATTGTGAGCTCGGGTCAAAGCGCGCTGCATTTTTCTTCTGGCTCGCTGGATCTGTTATGTCATCTGCCTGACGGCAGCGCCGTAGAGCAACCGCTGGCCGCGTTGGAATCTTTGGCGAATCAGGCTCCGCAGCATCCTTATAGCTTAATGGGGCATGATGCGGTGGTACGTTATGCCGCGGAATCTGAACGTTTACTGGAACGCAGCGGATTGGCGTTAGTGGGAAGCTGCCAACAAAACCATTTACGCGTCACGCCGTTGGGAACGCGCAGAGCAACGTGGCTGAGCCCAAACGAAGTGCCGGTGAGCGCACTGGATCAGCCGCTGCAGTGGGAACGCGTGCTGGTTGCCGGTATTGAAGGATTCCTCGATTTCCAGCCGCACCTCGTGGCGAATTCGTTGGCCGAGCAGGGCATAGAAACCAAAATTGCGGAGCTTACGCTGCCCGCGTTAGATCGTTTACGCAATAATCCAAGTGAATTCCGCGCGGTGAATATTGCACGCGTGTTGGATTTACCTGATAACCAACAGTTGCTGATTGACGAACTTAACCGTCTTGCCCAGCAGGTGGATGCCATCATCATGCCTGCCTGTGTTGGCATGGAACAAGCTGATGCATTAGAGCATTTACGCTCGCGGGTGAGAGTGCCGTTATTGCTGTTGCCAACGCTGCCGCCATCGGTGCTGGGAATGCGTTTGCATCATCTGCTTCGCCGCCGTTTTCAGGCGCTGGGCGGCGTGATTATGCCCGGTGATGCGGTGTTAAGAGCCGATCTGGAAGAGGGCTCCGAGGCGAGAATTTATACGCGTAACCACACCGACATTCCTTTGCGGGCGAAAAATGTGGTTCTGGCGAGCGGTAGTTTCTTCAGTAATGGGCTTAAGGCTGATTTCAACGGCGTGACTGAACCCGTGTTTGGCTTAGACGTTATCAGTGAAAACGAGCGGGCTAACTGGAGCACTGAAAATATGTTCACGCCTCAGCCGTATTTGCAGTTCGGTGTGAGCACCGATGAGCAGCTGCGCCCAACGATAGGTGGCAAAGTCGTGAGTAATCTACGCGTCATTGGTGCCGTTCTGGGGGGATACGATCCTATTCAGCAAGGCTGCGGTGCCGGTGTATCAATGCTAACAGCGCTGCATGCGGCGGAACAAATTTTGGCAAAAGCGGAGGGCGCGCTATGA
- the glpC gene encoding anaerobic glycerol-3-phosphate dehydrogenase subunit GlpC — MNLLADNSFENCIKCTVCTTYCPVAKVNPNYPGPKQAGPDGERLRLKDPLLYDDALKYCTNCKRCEVACPSDVKIGDIIQRAKANYSQHKPTLRDAILSHTDLMGTLSTPFAPIVNMTTGLKPVRKLLDKALKIDHRRELPKYSLGTFRHWYKKQAAEQAKFAEQVAFFHGCFVNYNHPQLGKDLVSVFNAMGIGVQLLKREKCCGVPLIANGFIEQAKKQARVNAESLTDAVIGKGIPVVATSSTCAFTIRDEYPHVLDVDTTQVREDVELATRYLYRLLDGGRELKLKSTPMKIAYHTPCHMEKMGWTPYTLALLQMIPGVELTVLDSQCCGIAGTYGFKKENYETSQGIGAGLFRQIEESGVDLVVTDCETCKWQIEMSTSKKCEHPISLLARALG, encoded by the coding sequence ATGAACCTGCTCGCAGATAACAGCTTCGAAAACTGCATTAAATGTACGGTGTGCACCACCTATTGTCCGGTCGCGAAGGTTAACCCGAATTATCCGGGGCCAAAACAGGCCGGGCCAGACGGTGAACGTCTGCGTTTGAAAGATCCTCTGCTTTATGATGATGCGTTGAAATACTGTACTAACTGTAAACGCTGTGAGGTTGCTTGCCCATCAGACGTAAAAATTGGCGATATTATTCAACGTGCTAAGGCGAATTATAGCCAGCATAAACCGACGCTGCGTGACGCAATTCTCAGCCATACCGATCTGATGGGGACGCTATCAACGCCGTTCGCGCCGATTGTGAATATGACTACCGGTCTGAAACCAGTGCGCAAGCTGTTGGATAAAGCGCTGAAGATCGACCATCGCCGTGAGTTGCCAAAATATTCGCTGGGGACATTCCGTCATTGGTACAAAAAACAGGCCGCAGAACAGGCTAAGTTCGCCGAACAGGTCGCTTTCTTCCACGGTTGTTTCGTTAACTATAACCATCCGCAGCTCGGCAAAGATTTGGTGAGCGTGTTTAACGCGATGGGTATTGGCGTGCAGTTGTTGAAGCGCGAAAAATGCTGCGGCGTACCGCTGATTGCGAATGGGTTTATCGAACAGGCGAAAAAGCAGGCTCGCGTTAACGCAGAGTCTTTGACCGACGCCGTGATTGGTAAAGGCATTCCGGTTGTTGCGACGTCTTCAACCTGTGCATTTACCATCCGTGATGAATATCCGCACGTACTGGATGTGGATACCACGCAGGTGCGTGAAGACGTTGAGCTGGCAACGCGCTATCTCTATCGCTTATTAGACGGTGGGCGTGAGCTAAAACTGAAATCGACGCCGATGAAGATCGCTTATCACACGCCGTGTCATATGGAAAAAATGGGCTGGACACCGTATACGCTGGCGCTGCTGCAAATGATCCCCGGCGTGGAGCTGACGGTTCTGGATTCCCAATGTTGTGGTATTGCGGGAACTTATGGCTTCAAGAAAGAGAACTACGAGACATCACAGGGAATTGGCGCAGGGTTATTCCGCCAGATCGAAGAGAGCGGGGTGGATCTGGTGGTGACGGATTGCGAAACCTGTAAGTGGCAGATTGAGATGTCGACGAGTAAGAAATGCGAGCATCCGATTTCGTTGCTGGCACGGGCATTGGGGTAA